The following is a genomic window from Meriones unguiculatus strain TT.TT164.6M chromosome 7, Bangor_MerUng_6.1, whole genome shotgun sequence.
ACAATTTTATTTGGTCTTTATCTTCCACCTGTGAGGACGGCGTCTTGGGTAAACTGGCATTGGCACTGGGGGCGGTACCCACACCGTTTTCTGATAGGGTAGATGGTGCAGGGCCGCCCTGGAAGGCAGGTACTGGCAGGTAGGAGAGAgccaggcagaggccagcaggtTGTGGCAGGTCTAATTGGTGCAAAGAGAGATAGTAGACCAGCTAGAGGAGACCGAGAGCGTACGGGTAGTTTACTCCAGGTGGCCGCAAAGGGAAGCAAGACCGGAGAGATGAGTGGGAAGACCGCCAACTCTCAACCAAGCTCATGTAGTCATGGGACGGGAGACATATTGCCCTTACCCCTGTTGGCCACGCCAGAGCAATCTGTCCCCAAGGAGGATGGGGTATCGCGAACCCATCCAGGCTGGGTGGGTGTACGTGATGAGGGCGTGGCAGCAGGTTCCTGGTGGGCTGGGCCTCCTTGGACCAGGCCCCGCCCCTGTTTACGGAGCCTCAACCCGGCGTGGTTGGACAGGAATGCTAATAGCTGGGAGGGGCGGAACTGACAGGGTGTGCGTTACGCTTGTGCCTACCCAGTTCCATGTGTGCTAGAGCATGTGTCACAGAAATAGAGCTCTGCATACCCATctgtggatttggagagggaacaaaaaaaaaaaaaaaaaaaaaattgattttggCCAGGAATCTAGGTCTGGGTATTGGCTTTTTGGAGTCCCTTCATCGGACACTCAGTATTGCTTAAGGTTGAAAGCCGAAATTAGCCAGAGTGCCTTGGAGCTCCCCAGGTAACCTTTTAGGAACCAAGTAAGAAGAGGGAAGGGCTTCTCTTCCTGCACATGCCACAGTTACCAGATTAAGCCGGTTGCCTTGGCAACCTCCTCTCTGGGCAGGATTTGGGACTGCCGGTTAGGAAGGGTGAAAAATTGGAGGGTGTGAAGGGTGTGGGGGCTGGAAATAAGAGTGAGAGACTTCTAGAAAGTAAAGGCTTGGGGAACAGgactccagacccttccagaaaGCGGCGAAAGTGTCAGTCACGGAGTTTGAGACCTTGAATCAGAAGCAAAGGCGGCATTAACTCGCGGTCCTCCTGGGACAGCAGTGGTTTCCACTTCGGCTGCTCCCTGGAACCATATGGGAGTTTTTCAGAATTGCCAACACCAGGGTCACACCCTCCATCAATTATGAGATCCTCTGTGGCAGGCCCACGGCTTCTGTGAGTTTAAAAGCTCCCCAGGTGATTCAGAGAGCCAGCGTCGAAACCACTGCTCAAGCCGGGAAcaatggcgcacacctgtgatcccagcattcggggaggcagaggcaggcggatctctgtgtgtttgaggccagcctggtctacaacgcgagcctgggacagccaaggctacacagagaaaccctgtcttgaaaaaccaaaataaacaaaataagaaaatcatgacatCAGGTCAGCTGCAGGTGTCAGGTGACCCTGTAACTACAAATTCTTGCTGTTTTGAGTCACCTTCAGGTAGGTCCATGGACTGACCCACAGGGGAAAATTGATAGGGTATCTGCATTACCATGAGAAAAACGAAGAGAAAGGCAAGGTGGTATTAAATTACCTGAGGAAATGGAGCCAACAAGCTTAACGGAGGCGCCCAACCCATGGGTTCCGACAGAGGTATTGGACAGGCAGTAATCTATTTGCCCCTTAAACTCCCATTATCTCTGCCCACCAAGAGGAAGGCTAGGAAGACAGACAGAACCTGAGGGATTTGCTAAGCTTGAGTTTCTTCTTGCTGAGCTGGTTACCAGGGCAACAGAGAGCAATGGGCTCTAACTGCAGGACTTGGGAAGAGACAGGGGTGAGAAGGAAGCATCCCAACATGCCTTTTTCCTGCCAGTAACCCACCCCCAAGATTGGCTGACATTCTTTGCATGACCAGGGATATCAGGTCTATAGTGTCACCTTGTGGGACAGAGGGAAGATGTCCCAGTTTGTGGGCATTCCCACACCACCAAGGTAAAGCTTGGCGGAGCCAAGAATAAACGTTTCCTGCGCCACAATACCCAACGGTCTTCCATACCAGGGGTTGCTTTTGTAGAATAGTTGTACACTTCCACTCAAAGTTAATTCAAAACTGGTAATTACTCTGTGTATTCCAGAGTCTCAAGTAAAAGGCAGCCTGAACCAATTGGTCGTCTTTGTTCTTGTCTTACCAGTGTTAAGACTGGTAGCTGTCCTTCAGATGGGCCTTGGTATTTGAGTGCCATCTTTACTTTCCAAGAAAGATGGCTACCTACAGGTAAGGGTAGTGGTGCCTGTCTtttatcccagcatttgggaggcagaggcaggtggatctctctaagttccaggccagccagggctacacagtgagacaagGCAGGGTCTCAAAACcccaaatataaatatttaaaataataaattgtcAGAAGTTGAGTGTAGCAGTGTGCACCTGAAATCCCATCACCTGGGAAGTggcagcaggaggatcagaaagtaAAGGTTACCCTCAGCTACAAGGTGAGTTAAGAGCCAGGTTGAGCAACATGAGCTCCTggcctgaaaaacaaaaatcaataacaAAAAAGGGGAAGAGGCTGGGCtcagtggagcacacctgtaaccccagcactcagggagacagaggcaagaggatctctgagagttcaaggccagcatggtctacaaatcaagtccaggacagctgaggctacatagagaaaccctgtcttaaaaaaaaaaggaaggggggaAGCTTAGTTGGTAAACTGTTGGTGAACACATTCAAACTTGGGGCCTCAGGGGCACCTTACTTCTCTGACCTTCCATTTTTACCAGTCTGAGCTGGCTCAAATTATGCCTGTAATTCTGTAGTGAAATTAGagtctctttcttccctcccaaaTGAAGACACATGTAATAACTGGCAACAGAGTCAAGTCTATAGTCTAAATTTTATTATCTCCAAGTCACAATGCTGATCACAAATGTGCACCCGttagaacaataacaaaaacacacacatggtgaaATCTTTGCAACTAAACACAGTGGACCAACAGACAACTGTCACAGTGTCTTAAGGTCTGGGAATCTGGGCATGCTGCCCACAGGCTTGAAAAGACATCTTCAGGTTTAAGGCAAAGGGAAGCCTATAAAAGGCACAACCACCAGCTACCCCTGGAAGAACCTCTTAATTATTTCCTCCTTGGGGTtttacccccacccccaactcagaGTGGTTAGGCCAGCTGTAGGAGGGAAGAATAGAAACAGTGACATTACCAGGGAGAGACAGCCACCGCCTTTCCCTCAGGTTCTGTAGGAACCTGGCAGGCATACAGAGTGCTGCAGTAAGACTTCCATATAGGCACCGGGATGTGGTATGGTGCCATggagaggaaggacagaaaggagaGCCTTTGCCTAGAAGGTGATTGCTCCCCTAGGATTTAAGTCCAGGTACCTTCTGTTTGCAGGTACAGGAGCAGAATTTGGGGACAGCAAGGCAGGAACATCTAAAAACACTTGTAGCAGGGAAGGCCTGGAGAACTGCAAAAGACAAGGCAGACAGACGCTGGGTAGTGTGTGTCTCTAGAGACGCGTTGGTCCACAGCAACTGGGAAGGGATGGATGTAGTAGGAGGCGTATGAAGGGAAGCAGCAGGACCCACTAATTCCACTTACCTCAAAGACAGCCCTGAGGACTCAGCCATGCATTCCCTAACCGAGCAGGGGATCTTGCTCCACCCTCCCTTCTCAcaagtttgttttctcttcccaCAGCAGATATTCTGCCTCAGTGGAGGACTGAAGCCATCAGACTAGAGGTCCTGATGGAGGCTCAAACCTACACCCCAAACAAGTGTTCCCTACTCACCAACTCTGAGCTCTCTCTACAGTGGGATACTGCGTGCAGATAGCTTCCACAGGGTTCAGAGGAGTTAAGAGACTAATAAAGACCAACCACAAGGAAAAGGCCAGCTATTTTTACACTTGGTTGATACATTCTCAattatgtgggattaagggagGGGTCAAAAGGGAACCCTGAAAGGGTAGTAAACTAGACGAACCTGTTCCATGTAAAGTCAGGGGCAGagcagggaaaaggagaaaaaaaactaagaatattaatttaaaaagggTAAGTCAGGCTTTAAAAATgaacattcaaacaaacaagcaggaaGGAACTTCTCTGGGAGCAGAGGACACTTGAGTTTTCAGAGAGAAAGTAAAGAACAGTGAGATGCAAGCTTCTGAATCTAGATTCAGAAACCTGGGTTGTCCAGTCTCTGCTCCCTGAGTCCAGGCAGCTCAAGCGAAGAGTGGAGGTGGAAGGTAGccacctctttcttctctctctagcAGACCTGTCCTCAGAGAAAGAGGGCCTCTCGCCCCCCAGCTGTCCACTGGCAGGGCCACCCCACATTTTTGAAGCCCTCTGAGAAGACAGCCAGttgtgtttctcttctctcctgaGTTTCCACCTCTCCTGATATACTGAGAGTTAAAAAGAGAAGAAGTGTGTCAGTGAACCTCTGAGTATTTATATAAGCCTTCTTGGGGGCCACATTTCTATATAATGTGGTTTACTTGGTGCCACAGATCAAGTCTAAGACCTTGAACATGCTACACCCTAAGCTTCTAAATAATGTGTTTTaataaccacaaaacaaaacaacagcaataaaaatatcccagagacaggtgtggtggcccaaacctgtaatctgagcactcaggaggtggaagcaggaagatggaaagtttgaggccagtttgggctatacagtgagatctTAACCTcctaaagaaaacacacattccACCAAAGCCTGGAAGCAATCCCATAGGCACTCTCTTGTAAAATCCTTAAAACTGGTTTTTTTGGTTGTAATAAAttaaattcagattttttttttttttttatctttccgGATTTAGATTGTGCTCTGTATTTTTATTCTGCAGTTTCCCAAATGAAACTCTGAAGGTAGGGATGATTTCTCTTCGATTCTAAAAAGCATTCATAAACAAGTTTCCTGAGATATCCAACGACTGTAAAGTAGGTGGTCTTGGTAAGCACATAAGGATGAGCATAAGAGTCACAACACATCAGGTACTTACTTTCACATGATGTTaaacttaaaatatttgaaaactcaTTTTAGCTGGAACCCCTGCTTACAACCTGAAATGATAAAAGGTGGACTGTGTTACCATGTCATACCAAAAGAGACTTCCatagacaaacactctaaacggAAAAGAGCCTCTGGAGAAAGCAGAGGCCATATGCTAAGGGTGTGGGTGGAGCCATACCTCAGGTGGAGGGGGCTTGATGGAGACGGGCTGCGGAGTCCTCCGGGGCGGGGAGGGCTTTGGCTGCACCTGCTGCTGGGCAGGGTTATAGTAAGTCACTCCTCCATACACCTGTGACGGAGCCTAGGACCCCACAAGccaggagaaaaaacaaacaaagagttaACCCAAATTacgagaaacagaaaatattagcTAACATTAGCTAAACCTGAAcaacttaaaaatttttaaaaaatacttctcCCCCCAGATGTGGTGGCACCGTACACAgcaataccctgtctcaaaaaccgaaaaagaaaacaggctgagcaagccgcaaggagcaagccagagagcagcactcctccatggccttacatcagcctctgcctcctgctttctgccctgacttccttcagtgataaatAGTGGTGCAGAAATGtcagcaaaataaacccttctctgcccaagttgcttttgatcatacTACTGCTTTTCTTTCATAGCAACAGTAATTTTACTTAAGACTGTGTCTGTGTGAATATATGATGGTGACCTCAGAGGctggagttactggcagttgAGAGCTGCCcgccatgggtgctgggactgcacctgggtcctctgcaagaacagccagtgctcttaaccacacagccatcttcccagcccctgatTTCCATTCTTTAAAGTACTGTCCAACTGTCTCCAGCCCTTCCATTAGCTGACAAATAGAGGGCTTTGCTCAGTGGTAGCATTCTAGATGCCAGATGGTATCAAGTGCCTCAGGACAGGGATAAGATATGCTATCCAGAAGAAGACACTCCTTTGTACAGTTGAATAAATAGCACATGGGCACACCCATGATATACTGTAAGACACTGATTCttaaagaaactgaagagaaaGCCAACCATGGTTTTCCAAAGTACCTGGGAATCAGAGGCTGAGGATCATATATTCCAGGCCAAACAGGGCTATcctgagaccctacctcaaaaaaacaaaaacaaaacaaaacaacacacttggtggtgtatgcctttaatcccaggactcaggagggacaggcaggtagatctctgaatttgaggccagtctggtctatataatgagttccaggccagtgagccCTACACAGTAACATACTTTGtatcaaataacaacaaaaaaacctctgaAAATAAGCGAATGATAGACATTACGTAAGCTGCACTTCCAGTTCCTGACCACCAAGAGGCATCCTAGTGCCACAAAGGAGATCAGAGGCACTGAAATGTTCTTCGAAAATTCTTTTAACATTCTCTCCTGTGTGATTTAAAGGATGTAAACCTAGAAAAACTAGGCATCTTACCTGTGTGTTAGGATACAGATgaggaggcggaggaggaggcAATGCTCCCGGAGCATAAGGGTAACTGGGGTTACCAAAATTCATGACACCCGGGGCAGAGAAGTAAGTAGGAGCAAGCAACTGCTGGGGTGGTGGCTGTCCTGGAGACATGGACACTGGAGGAGGGTAAAGACCCGGATTGGGTAGAGGTGCTGGTGACTGATGGGGATGTAAACCTGtgcaaaaaaaggaaaagaaaagatcaggaaacaacaacaacaacaacaaaaaaccaaactgtAAAGAGTATACCACTTTTATTTTGGGATGGCTTAACTTGGACCACCAAGCACAACAGGCTTGGCTCCAACCCTTAAAGTGGGACTTAAGTTTGCTGTATAAGCAGCCAGGATGGACAGCATCTGATGGCATGGCGGTGTGAGAAAGGTAGGCTTTGTACAGTCCTTAACACAAACCCTTAACACAGCATACAAGAGGAATGCAAGCTTACCTGGGTGAGGAAGGTGCATTTCTGGCTGTACAATCATGCCCTGCGGGGGCAGTGGGGCAGGGCTGTCACCATGGGTATAGATTGGGCCCTGGAATTGCACTGTAAGACATATTGAGATTCTTGTAAGTCCCGGCCCTTCAAGGCACATCAGCAACTTTCTGTCTTGCAAGCCTGCTAGGTTCTAAATTTTCTATAGGAAGAAAATAGCAACTAAACAACGTGGGATAACCACTGTGAAGCCAGAAGGGAAATTAAAAGCTGGAAGGCTGGACACTTAATTCCCTTATGCTGACAAGAAAGGTAGCCCAACAATAAGAAAGAACTCACATGGATCATAGTAATGTCCCTCCATGATACTGATATGCACGGGAGGAGCAGGGGGCTCTGGCACAGGTCTCTGCCGCTGGGATGAATAACGTTTAGCTCGACCACCCTGGCCACCCTGAGGTAAAGAGATCTCATTCAGAACCCAGAAGTGATTCTCACAGCAAAGCCTACCTGCTTTAGGTTGCTAAAATTTGGTACATGGaagtatttaataaatatttttaagatgaaCTGAAAATCTGATGCAACATACCAGCATTTGAACCTCTAAACACTCTATTTCTGAGGtccaaattaaacaaaataaagcccCCTGAGTAATCAGTAGAAAACTGCTATTGGCTGGCATAGCAGCCTAAGCTTTCATCTCAGAACCCTGGAATCAAAACAGGAGGACTATGAGTGTGCAGCTAACCTGAGCTATATGAatgttccaggccaggctgggttAAAGGATTAGAGAACACCTCCAACAATAAAAAGAGCTGATTTTGGTTTTATCAGTGAACAAGTGTCTGAAAGAGAATGATCCacatttgaatacttagtcctgagttggtagaactgtttgggaaaaatgaggaggtatggccttgttgaaggtaTGTCATGCAGGCGGGCTCTGTGACTTCAAAAGCTGGGTCATTCCAGGTGTGCTCTCCCTGCCTCCTACTTCTGGATGACGTTGTAAGCTCCCAcatgttcctgctgccatgtcttTCTCTGCCATCATGGCCCCTAACTCTCCAAAACTGCAAGCCCAGTGAAatccttcttttataagttgccctggccatggtgttttgtcacagtcaCTAAGGccccaggtatggtggtgcacatctttagtaCTAGcagttgagaggcagagacagatctgCCTGAGTCCAAGGCTAGCCACAGCTTAACCATGAGACCCTAGTTCAACATCTGACAGTACTGAAGGCTGAATCAAGGGCACCATGCCTTCTCTACCACCCAGGAAGACAGGCCCAGTCCTCCTTCCCATTTTTGTACCATTTCTTCCATCCGGTTAAACTGAGGTCCTGCTCCCATATGGATGTGGTTGGGCATACCTGTAATATACAAAAAAGCACTGGTTGAGAGCAGAGGTAGGTGAACAGGATTCAAAGGTACCATCAAGAAAATAACaaatgcattctttttttaaactatcaaaatactttaaaactgtttaacttatttttctctctctctttctcttttttaattcaagacagggtttctctgtgtagctttagttgttctggaactcactctacagaccaggctgctttgaactcacctgcctctgactcccgcgtgctgggattaaaggtgagagCCTCCATTGCCTGTCCTTAACGTGTTACTCTTGCAGCTCAGTCCCCAACAATTACGTACACGCTTACAACCATacgtaactctagttccaggggatcaatgCCTTTACATGCAGTGTACACATATCCACTCAGGCgctcaagtgcacacacacacacaggcacacaccccaaatattttaaattgtctGCTTATTGTAAGTGCTAGCATTTGAAAATTGGCCCCTGTCGCCCAACATCTTTATTACCACAAAAAAgtcctcaaaaaaccaaaccaaaccaaaacaaaacacctaaaaaataaactcaagttCAACTTTTTCCCAAGTAAGGTATTTCCCTATAGAGCACATTATTAAACATACTATAAGATGCTGGCCTAAGTGTTTCCTAACAACAGTAGATGTAAGAAAGAGATTACATTCTCTCTGGATTAAAATTACTTAGAATAAAGgcatgactcagtggttaagagcactcatggCTCTTGGAAAAAAACTCAGGTTTGATTTTGAtactggtggctcacaaccatcagtaactctagttccagggaattctACCTTCCCTTCTGGCCTACTTGGGCACTAGACATGTATAtggtacacaaatatacatgcaggctaaaatattcatacacataaagtaaataaatcctccttaaatgaatttgtgtgtgtgtgtgtgtgcgtgtatctgtgtatgtaccCAAGGAGGTCCAAGAGGCGTTGACTCCATAAAGCTGGCGTTCCACGCAGTTAACAggtgtctgatgtgggtgctgagaattgaacgtCAGTCTTTTGTAACAATACGTGctctttgccactgagccatttctccagctctcaaGCAAATACATTttttgcctgtctctgtctcccgagtgctggtacAAAAAAAGCTAGTTgtcagggcagagactttcaggtCAGTGCCAGCCAGGAGCATCAAACATTGGAGCATCAAAAATTAGCGTAAGAAAGGTGGCGTTCATGTCAGTGGATGACACCCCCGGAATAATAGTTAACATTGCCTTTTTGGTTGAACCAATGAAGTCTGAaccctaaaaaaataaattagtgtaAACTATATTGGTCCTAGAGTTAGTTGATCTCTGACCAGAAAGCACCATACAGATTTCTAAAGAAAGAAGCAACCAACCAATAATACCCTACTAAGATGCATATGAACCACAGCAATCAGCATGGcatggagaaactgagggtgCATTAGTGGCACACAAagcttggtggtaaccaacagctctctaattgaacttaagacccactcaacaTGAGAGAAATCAAGATTAGTACTGGAAATCTGGCCAATTACCCAAGGTAGTTAGTTAAGTCATGGATTTTGGAGAACCTAAATCACCATTTTACTAAATCAGCATAATCCctactacattctaaatatttgtccttataacCACAGATAAATGTAGTTCTGATcactcatcaaggaaacttctctttgcaatagaTGGAGAccttcacagaaaacaaaaccacaaccaatcaaaatgaagTTTTGGAGCCTACTTCCAACAGATAAATCCACAACACAACTTTCACAACTAAGGTTCAGGGATCACTGAggaagaggggatggaaagattttaagagctaaaggatcagggagtttgctgagAGATTGTATTTCCTAGTACCATTAAAAAACTACACCCATAAACTCTGAAAAACATGTTCTCGCTGAACAAGGAAACAACAGACAAGTCAAAGTGGATAGTGGAAAAACCTTAACCCTATACAAAGACCTGCAGGTAACTAAGGTAAATgaggagagcaggagaaatgggaggagcacaccaactggttatccaacaccaaacagtcagccctgaaaacagacATGACAGTTACAGGGCACAGACTGAGAAGGGTGAATAGTTACGTATTTAGGAAATAtaaatgtatgtacatgtgtgcatacgcCAACAGTTAATAAAAAGGTTatgaatttcaaagaagagtaaGGAAGAGTACTTGAGAAGGTTTAGGAGGAAAGGGAAgtggaaaatgatgtaattatggtataatctcaaaaacaaacaaaaaaattaataataatgaaaataagatCACCTGTACTAAAGTAGAGTGCCAAAATTCCCAGTGCTCATGAAGATCTGCACTCTTTAAGTCTGGCCTACAGCGTAGGACAGACAGCCCAGTggtcaggagcactggctgctcttccagaggacccaggtttaattcccagcacccacaccacagCTCAACCATCTCGTCTATAATTCTACTCTCAAAGGATCTGataccttcctctggcctctgtggcactGTAAACACGATGCATAAACAGAggtgtaggcaaaacacctacaGACACACATAAAGATATTATCTAAAAAGTTACACTGGATTTCAAAAACTAAATGCTACCTGCTAGCTACATGtgcttttaatgtttgttttggttttgagacaggctttctctgtagcgctggctgtcctggaactcactctgtagaccaggctagtcttgaactcaagagatccacctgcttctgcctcccaagtgctgggattaaaggcatgcaccaccacacacgTGTTTTTAAAATCAACTGAAAGTTCAATTCTTCCTTCTAGCCACATTTCAAAACATACCCAAAGGCACCAGTATTATATATAGTTCTAGTGAGATGTCTGTCTCTAGATAAAAGGATATTAGAAAGGCTTTCCTTTTAGAACAAAGCATCCGGATTCAAATTCAAATACATTTCTACCTTCAAACATTTAAGCACTGGCTCCAACAGTCTAAGATGCTATCTTCTATCACCTTTTGTGCAGAGAAGAGGAAATAATCTTGACCGAGGAGCTAAGTACCAACAGTTAGCCGTGTGTATAAGCAGCAGGACAGGCTTGGGAAACAGAAAATTGCTCTGAGgataggcagacagacctctgaaTCTATACTTTCTGCTCCATTAAGGAAAAGGGAGCTATTTGTCAGACACTACATTCCCAGGGACACGTTCCCTGACCTCAGGCCTGTGATGCTCACCTCGAAGCTCCCGTGGTTGCAGGAATgaaggctgtcctggactccaatTTTGTTCTGCTATATTTAGCTGTGCCACATCTTGCTCAAGTCCAGCTGTGGTAGAATCTACTGGAGTTTCCCAGCTCCCAGTTTTAGCAGCTGCAGGCGGAGTTTCTGGGACTGTGGCTGCTGCAGTGAGTCCTTCAGAAGGAGGGGGAACCTCCTCAGCAGCTTTGACTGCATCCCCAACTTTGGCCCGGGTCCTTCTTGCCCGGGAGTAGGATTTCTTTTCAATGGGCCTGTCAGGAGCTGGTGGTGTGGTATCAGGAGCAGCAGCTGGTGTCTCTGTGGCCACCTCTTCTTTCTCAGGACTGACAAGTAATGGAGCATCTGGTTCTGGGGATGGATCCCTCACAGGAGTCTGCTCCAGACGCCGTGACCGGTAATTAGCTTCATGCTTAAGAGTCTCACCTGACCGGCCACCATGCTGCCCACCAACCTCCACAGGCCTAAAACTAGTACGACCTTCCTTGAAGCCCCCAGAGCGAGAATAATTCCTGGATGCAGACATGCGGCCAGTACCTGCTGCATTCCTGTTAATAAAGGTCTTTGGTGGTAGTGTGCCCCCAGGACCCTGGAGGCGATGGGACTTGTTTGATCGATCACCAATCCAGTTTGGATCTCTTTGTGGGGAACTTCCAAATCTGAAAACAGTAAAATTGTTAAGACAATGTAAGAGAAGACCTCCATGTTTATACCAAAAGGCAAGGAGATGTGCCATACCCCATACTTGGTCACTTAACAGAAAGGCATTTAGATAAGCAGAAGAGTCTGACGTATCAATAATCCGGGCTCCTGAACTTTCTTACCGAGGTTTCCGGGTTCTTCTGGGTTTGATGTCGTCTGGACTGTGAGCAGATCGAATGTCATAGCCATACAGAGCAATGAGCTCCTGTCGGGACTTGGGGGCCTGTTCATCTTCCCGAAACTTATCGTGCTCCCAGCGACCCTCATCCTTCCATAACTTCCGCTGCCGTCCCTTGGGTCTGGACCAAACAAAGCACACGTACCTTAAGACAATGACTACTTTGAAACTATCTCTCTACTGAGACGTAGGCTGTAAAAGCCTTCCTATCTCAGGAGCCACAGATTAAAGGCAGTAGAGCTGTAATGATTAAGGTTCTGGAGAGAACTTCCCTGAATTTGGATCCCAGCTCTTTTACTACCAAGAGTTaccaaattctttctttctttttcttttttttcaagacagggtcttaccatgtagctctggctggcctggaaactgtaatatgtagaccaggatggcctcgaattCACCTCTCTgagatcctcccgcctctgcctcctgagagttgGGATTGGGGGTACATACTACTACACccactctctctgctttgtgagacagggtctcactagttTGACTAAGCTGCTCccaactcctgagtgctgggactgtaaatgtgtgacaccatgcccagcaaCTAGCTATCAAGTACCGTGCACTTCATTCTCCTCATCTGCACAAGAGGAATAGTCATAATGCTTATCTTAAATGTGAGTGGCGAAGGGAACCACAGGCAAAGAAGCCAACAAAACATCTGACACACAGTGAGCACCAAGCACAGAAGCCAGCAACAGGAATAGCAGAAAATGGCTGTTACCGGACTTCCTCTTCCTGAGTCTGTCCTCGAAGATCATGCTCAAAGAAGAGCCCTTTCCTGGGTATATAGGCTGGATTTTTCCGATCTTCATCATCATCCAAATGTTTAG
Proteins encoded in this region:
- the Casc3 gene encoding protein CASC3, producing the protein MADRRRQRASQDTEDEESGASGSDSGSPARGGGSCSGSAGGGGSGSLPSQRGGRGGGLHLRRVESGGAKSAEESECESEDGMEGDAVLSDYESAEDSEGEEEYSEEENSKVELKSEANDTADSSAKEKGEEKPESKGTVTGERQSGDGQESTEPVENKVGKKGPKHLDDDEDRKNPAYIPRKGLFFEHDLRGQTQEEEVRPKGRQRKLWKDEGRWEHDKFREDEQAPKSRQELIALYGYDIRSAHSPDDIKPRRTRKPRFGSSPQRDPNWIGDRSNKSHRLQGPGGTLPPKTFINRNAAGTGRMSASRNYSRSGGFKEGRTSFRPVEVGGQHGGRSGETLKHEANYRSRRLEQTPVRDPSPEPDAPLLVSPEKEEVATETPAAAPDTTPPAPDRPIEKKSYSRARRTRAKVGDAVKAAEEVPPPSEGLTAAATVPETPPAAAKTGSWETPVDSTTAGLEQDVAQLNIAEQNWSPGQPSFLQPRELRGMPNHIHMGAGPQFNRMEEMGGQGGRAKRYSSQRQRPVPEPPAPPVHISIMEGHYYDPLQFQGPIYTHGDSPAPLPPQGMIVQPEMHLPHPGLHPHQSPAPLPNPGLYPPPVSMSPGQPPPQQLLAPTYFSAPGVMNFGNPSYPYAPGALPPPPPPHLYPNTQAPSQVYGGVTYYNPAQQQVQPKPSPPRRTPQPVSIKPPPPEVVSRGSS